The Neorhizobium sp. NCHU2750 genome contains the following window.
CAGCGGGACAATTGGAAGCTGCAACGCGACGCCCCTTTGCCGACATGGCCTAGATGCCCTCGACGGAAACCATGCGGATGCCGACGAGATTGTCCCGGTCGTCGGAAACGATCTCGCCATAGCCGATCGTCTTGCCATTGACCTGCAGCTCGATCGCATCGCCGAAGCGACGGTCGAGCTTGAACAGCGCGCCCTCCTTCGCCGCCATCAGTTGCGATACGGAGACGGTCGCCCGGCCGATCAGTGCGTGCACCTCGACCGGGATTTCGCCGACGCGACCGCGTGGGACGGGTTTCGGCGCTGTGGAAAGCCCCTCCGGCGAAAATTCCGGAATGTTGAGGGGCGGCTTTTCAGCCACGTCATCGCTCATGATTATCACCTTCTGAAATGCATCAAAGTCTATGCGAGTCGGGTGAAAATAGACGGCGGCAGGCCAGGCTGCGCCTCGCACCGGTTGTAAACCTTAACGGTCCATTAACTTCCACAGTTGACGGATCATAAAGAACCAGCAGCGGCCAGGCCGCGCCGAAGGACGCTCAGTTGCCGAGACCGGTCCCGGTCGTACGGGTGCGAACGACGGTCGTTGCCCGCATCCGCTTCAGCGTAGCAAGCGGCAGTCCGGCCTTGGCCAGCGCATCGACGAAGAACGTGTCTTCCGGCTTGGCGAAGGTGACGACCATGCGGTCTTCCATCACGTTGCGTGCGGCGCAGGTGAAGACGATCTCGTTATTGCCGAGGCTGAGATAGAAATGCTCGGGCAGGAATTTCATCGCGGCGGACTGGATCAGCGCTCCCGTCTCGCACATGCCGATCAGGCGCACCTGCAGGCTGGAAAAGGATTTTACCCCGCCATTGGGATAGACTGCGCGTGCCACGATATTGGTCTTGCGATAGCGGATCTTCGGGTTGTCGTTCGCCCCGTAGAATTCTGCCAGATAATGACGATGCCTGCCGTTCTCTAACATGATCGCGATTCGCCATGGTTAACACACTGTTAACACCGTACCGCAGTGCGAAAACATGTTCAATGACAAGATCTCGCAATGGTTTACGCGGGGCCCGCCCCGTCTCCCTGCGCGGCAGGGCGTCGCAGAAAAATTTTACCGTTTGATAAAATTTTCATCCGTGTTACCTTTCGCCCAATAGTTGTCCATGACCATAAAAAGAGGGAACTCGGATGGAGCGACTGGGAAGCGGGATAGAGGCCGGGCGCCTCGCGTCCGACGAATGCGCATTGAATTTTTCCGATCTTCACCCGCGCCTCGGCAAGCATGAGGCGCTGGTGGCAGCAGACCGCTGTTATTTCTGTTACGACGCGCCGTGTATGACGGCCTGTCCCACCGCCATCGATATCCCGATGTTCATCCGGCAGATATCGACTGGCAACCCGCTCGGATCGGCAAAGACCATATTCGACCAGAACATTCTGGGCGGCATGTGCGCCCGCGTCTGTCCCACCGAAACGCTCTGCGAGCAGGTCTGCGTCCGCAACACGGCCGAAGACAGGCCCGTCGAGATCGGCCGGCTGCAGCGCTATGCGACGGATACGGCAATCGATGCCGGGCGGCAGTTCTATGCCCGCCCCTCCCCGAGTGGGAAGAAGGTTGCGGTGGTCGGCGCCGGTCCGGCCGGCCTTGCAGCAGCCCACAGGCTGGCGATCAGGGGCCACGAGGTGGTGATCCTCGAGGCACGGGAAAAATCCGGCGGCCTCAACGAATACGGCATTGCCAGCTACAAGGCGGCCGACAACTTTGCCGCGCGTGAGGTGGAGTACGTCACGGCCATCGGCGGCATCACCGTCGAGCATGGCAGAATGCTCGGTCGCGATTTTTCCCTGTCCGATCTGGTTGCCCAATATGATGCCGTGTTTCTCGGCATGGGCCTCTCCGGCGTCAACGGCCTCGGCATTGAGGGTGAAAACCTTCAAGGCGTCGAAGACGCCGTCGATTTCATCGCAAGACTGCGACAGGCGCAGGACAAGGCTTCGATCCCGATCGGCCGGCGCGTCGTCGTCATCGGCGGCGGCATGACCGCCATCGATGCGGCGATCCAGGCAAAGCTGCTCGGCGCCGAGGAAGTGACGATCTGTTACCGCCGCGGCAAGGAGAACATGAACGCCTCGCCCTACGAACAGGATCTCGCCGCCTCCAGGGGCGTCATCATCCGCCATTGGCTGGCACCGAAATCGGTGATCGGCAAGGATGGCCCCGGTGGCGCTCGGGTGGCCGGCATCGAGGTCGAATACACCACCGTCAAGGACGGGCGCCTGACCGGCACCGGCGAAACCGGCGTCATCGCCGCAGACCAGATCTTCAAGGCGATCGGCCAGACATTTGCGGCATCCGGCCTCGGCGCACTCCAGTTCGATGGCGGCAGGATTGCCGTCGATGCCGAGGGACATACCTCGATCGAACGGGTCTGGGCCGGCGGCGACTGTATCGGCCGCGGCGAGGACCTGACCGTTTCCGCTGTGGCGCAGGGGCGCGACGCCGCCGAGAGCATCAACCGCATGCTCGCCGCAGGCATGCAGCCTGCCATCGCAGTAGCCTGAGAAGGGACGAAGATCATGGCTGACATCCGCAACAATTTCATCGGCATCAAGTCCCCCAATCCCTTCTGGCTCGCCTCCGCGCCGCCGACAGACAAGGCCTATAATGTCGAGCGCGCCTTCAAGGCCGGCTGGGGTGGCGTCGTCTGGAAGACGCTCGGCGAACAGGGACCGCCTGTCGTCAACGTCAACGGTCCGCGCTACGGCGCGATCTGGGGCGCCGACCGCAGGCTTCTCGGCCTCAACAATATCGAACTGATCACCGACCGCGACCTCTACACCAACCTCATCGAGATGAAGCAGGTGAAGAAGAACTGGCCGGACCGCGCCATTATCGCCTCGATCATGGTCCCCTGCGAGGAAGAGGCGTGGAAATCAATCCTGCCGCTTGTCGAGGAGACGGAAGTCGACGGTATCGAGCTGAATTTCGGCTGTCCGCACGGCATGTCCGAACGCGGCATGGGCGCGGCCGTCGGCCAGGTGCCGGACTATATCGAAATGGTGGTGCGCTGGTGCAAGCAATATTCGCGCATGCCGGTCATCACCAAGTTGACGCCGAATATCACCGATATCCGCTATCCGGCCCGCGCCGCAAAACGCGGCGGCACCGATGCCGTGTCGCTGATCAACACCATCTCGTCGATCGTCTCGGTCGATCTCGACACCTTCAGCCCGCAGCCCTCGATCAACGGCAAGGGCTCGCACGGCGGCTATTGCGGCCCGGCGGTCAAGCCGATCGCGCTCAACATGGTGGCCGAAATCGCCCGCGATCAGGAAACCCATGGCCTGCCGATTTCCGCCATCGGCGGCGTCACCACATGGCGCGACGCGGCTGAATTCCTGACCCTCGGCGCCGGCAATGTGCAGGTCTGCACCGCCGTGATGACCTATGGCTTCAAGATCGTCGAGGAGATGATCACCGG
Protein-coding sequences here:
- a CDS encoding FliM/FliN family flagellar motor switch protein, translating into MSDDVAEKPPLNIPEFSPEGLSTAPKPVPRGRVGEIPVEVHALIGRATVSVSQLMAAKEGALFKLDRRFGDAIELQVNGKTIGYGEIVSDDRDNLVGIRMVSVEGI
- the preA gene encoding NAD-dependent dihydropyrimidine dehydrogenase subunit PreA, producing the protein MADIRNNFIGIKSPNPFWLASAPPTDKAYNVERAFKAGWGGVVWKTLGEQGPPVVNVNGPRYGAIWGADRRLLGLNNIELITDRDLYTNLIEMKQVKKNWPDRAIIASIMVPCEEEAWKSILPLVEETEVDGIELNFGCPHGMSERGMGAAVGQVPDYIEMVVRWCKQYSRMPVITKLTPNITDIRYPARAAKRGGTDAVSLINTISSIVSVDLDTFSPQPSINGKGSHGGYCGPAVKPIALNMVAEIARDQETHGLPISAIGGVTTWRDAAEFLTLGAGNVQVCTAVMTYGFKIVEEMITGLSAWMDAKGHRTLDDITGRAVKNVTDWQYLNLNYIAKAHIDQDACIKCGRCHIACEDTSHQAITAIVDGKRHFEVKEEDCVGCNLCVNVCPVENCITMEALPAGSLDKRTGRTVDPTYANWTTHPNNPMARPAAE
- a CDS encoding NAD(P)-dependent oxidoreductase, with product MERLGSGIEAGRLASDECALNFSDLHPRLGKHEALVAADRCYFCYDAPCMTACPTAIDIPMFIRQISTGNPLGSAKTIFDQNILGGMCARVCPTETLCEQVCVRNTAEDRPVEIGRLQRYATDTAIDAGRQFYARPSPSGKKVAVVGAGPAGLAAAHRLAIRGHEVVILEAREKSGGLNEYGIASYKAADNFAAREVEYVTAIGGITVEHGRMLGRDFSLSDLVAQYDAVFLGMGLSGVNGLGIEGENLQGVEDAVDFIARLRQAQDKASIPIGRRVVVIGGGMTAIDAAIQAKLLGAEEVTICYRRGKENMNASPYEQDLAASRGVIIRHWLAPKSVIGKDGPGGARVAGIEVEYTTVKDGRLTGTGETGVIAADQIFKAIGQTFAASGLGALQFDGGRIAVDAEGHTSIERVWAGGDCIGRGEDLTVSAVAQGRDAAESINRMLAAGMQPAIAVA